The Quercus lobata isolate SW786 unplaced genomic scaffold, ValleyOak3.0 Primary Assembly Scq3eQI_200, whole genome shotgun sequence nucleotide sequence ctctctcttctaccttctctcattctttctcaaaaacaagCTCCGGCGATCACGAACCAAGCTCCACGACCCGTTCCTTTCTTCACCAGCCGATCCACGAACCAAGCTCCGTGATTTGAGTTCGGACTTGTCGTGAATCGGCGGCGCATGTGGGTTGTGGACCTGTGGTGTCGTGGTTTGGTGGTTGGGTGTCTTGCCGTCTGAGTTTTGGTGGTGGTCACGGTGGTGGTTTGAGATAgagtgagaagagagagaatgccAGAATGGAGAGTTAAAAAATAAGGTCTGTTTAGTCTGTTTAGAGATTAAGTTGCACTTGGGACCAAATTGGTTAATTCTGAGAAGTTGTGGACCTGGTTGGCATTACCCCAAACCTCAGGGTAGTAAGtgaaatttatccaaaaagaaaaaaagaaaagaagaaaaaacaattgaaCTATCTCGCAGTCAAGAAAGAGAGCACTCTGATGGTTTCGCAGTTTCGCGCCTAAAACCTAAAACCCCAAACCCCACACGCCGTTTCCCTTCTCAACGGTTTTGAATCAAACATGAATGTGCAAGCGCAAGCGCAAGCACAAGACATGGTCTTCACTAAGCAGCCCTACATCGAAGATGTTGGCCCCCGCAAGATGTGAGAATCTCTCACTGTTGCTTCAATTTCATTCTCTTTcatcacatatatatatatatatatatatatatatattttgttttaatttataatttattgattgatATGTATGTTGCTGTGAATTTTGTAGACAAAGCATGAACTTCAGCACGTTATCCGAATCGGAGATCAGTAGAATCGCCGAGGTTCAAGTATATAAAGGCCAGTATTATGATGCAGCAAGAATTCCTATCGAAGGCGGCTTATTGGATCCACGAATGGTactctctctaatctctacgATTCATTTTTCTAACTCCCTCCTTCATTTCTAATCTCTCCAGTATTTTGTCTTCTCCTATACTATGATCCAACTTCGATCTTGTTCTtcctttgatttattttgatgaaatttaCATTATAGGGTGACGTAGTTGATATGATACTAATTAAAGAGTAATTAGGGTAAAGTGTGATATTAGGGGTTCTAGAAATCTTACTATGTAAACCTTACAAAGACATTAatgaataaaattgtgtttatGTTGTTGATGTGACTTTTATCACATAAGTTGCTGCCTCggtaagtatatatatttttgtttgtggggATAGTAAAATTGATAGTCAACACATAGATATTCTGATAATCATTTTCAATGTGTTTTGATGGTAGCTTTACTTATATTCTTTTCcctatatttttcttatatcaaGAGGTTTaaaaagttttccttttatgtaTTTCAGGGCCCAAATAAGGAAGGCATATGTGCAACATGCCATGGGAAATTTGATAGTTGTCCGGGACACTTTGGATACATAAAACTTGCCCTCCCAGTTTACAATGTTGCATATAGGGATAACATTATGAACATTTTAAAGTGCATTTGTAAGGTCAGAAAGAGTTCTCTACCTTTTTCTCCACTTGTTTAATCTATTGTACTTTTGCCTGTCATAGATATGGTTGCAGAAAAATTCCATTTCTTAGTTATGTTGAGGTTGTAACTAGTTTCTTAAAATGTGACTGGTGGGGCATGATTTCTAGATAGTTAGTCATAGGAATCAAGTTTAACATAAATTTGGAGTTTTTCGCAATGTATCTCCATTTTTGATTTCCTACAATCTGTTAGGTTTTCTTCTTGATATATCTATAATTTTCTCAAGTACAGAGTGTTCATCATCGTGAACACgatgtatttttttattcaataaaatctCTATtacctatcccaaaaaaaaaaaaaaaaaaaaaaggagaagaagaagagttagtgactcaaataaaaaacagtCTTAGCCCTagacttgcttttttttttttttttttgataggtaagaaagaaatattattactagaagagaaaaaaagatacaaagagttcacggtagtgaacaaaaaccacaatgacaaaaagaaataaaggaatcaACATCCTATTctaagagacaaaagaaaaccAGTAATAGTAGAACAATCCGAAAGACCCCAACACCGAGACCAATCGAAGAGAGTCCGTTGGCACAAATCTAACAATTGAGCCATTAATTTCTCAATATCCTCAAAAGAACACCGTTTATGTTCAATCCAAATAGCCCTAGACTTGTGATGCAACCTTATTGAACATGTAAGCTGCAAATGGTCTCAGACcataaatgtcaaatttcaaagtcTCACATAGAACAGAAGTTACCTTTCCATGGCTGATTgacaaacattttacttttgcCTAGAACAATGGGTAGAAGGTTTCCATATAGTGCCTTTTTTCTTTCAGCTCTCTGTCTCAAGCCCTGTTGTTCGAGAGAGTTTTTTTGGGAGGGaaagaggggggagggggggtaattattgaatttgttttaaaagaaatattcttTTGATTTATATTGCTTATTATGTTGGTCTAGTCAGTTCTTAATCCCAAAGGTTTATCTACAGTCATGTGCTCGCATACTTTTGGTGGAGGACATACGTAAAGAGTTTTTGAAGAAGATGAGGAATCCTAGATTGGAGGCTCTGAAGAAGGCCGAATTACTGAAAGAGATTGTAAAAAAGTGCAATAGCTTGACAGGTTCCAAGAAAGCATTTAAGTGCTCAAGATGCGGATATATAAATGGTTTGGATTTTACCTTTCTGATGTTTTTATAATCATCAAGATGAAAAAGAAGCGTGTCGTTTGCTATGCTAATTGTTGTCTATCGTTTTTTTCCCCATTAATTCTGACTTTGTTATTTGAATGCTCGCTTTGCCACTTTTTGTCAAATGCCTTATAAAGCTGTAGAACTAAGGATTAATGCTGTGGTTTCTGTTTTGATTTCTGTAACTGTTTTAAATCTTTTAATAATGCTGTCTTGTGGTTATTTCCATGTTATGTATTATATAAAAGCTTTGGTGAAGAAGGCTGGTCCTCCTATCCTGGGCTTTAATCATGAGCGTCCAAACTCTAATGATGGAACTATGGAGGAATTTAGATCAGCAATCTCTCACACAAAAGATTCTAAGACGGTCTTCAGTGCACCTACTTTTAATCTTAACACTGTCGATGTTCTTGCACTTTTTAAAAAGATGGTGGATGAGGTATGCTTCTATTCCCATTtgcattttattaatttctgcacgattttcttatttttattacagGAATGTGTGGTGCTTAGAATTATAAAGTGAAATTTGTTACACTTTCTTtgcatcatttttctttttatcataaaatttcacaatttccTTTTATTGCAGGATTGTGAGTTGCTTTATCTTTCTGATAGACCAGAGAAACTCATCATGGAAAACATCGCAGTACCTCCTGTACCTATTCGTCCTTCTGTTATCATGAGTGGATCTCAAAGGTCAGAAAGAATAGATTGAAATGTACTTATTTCTAGCCAGTTTTcagttctcaattttttgactAGATTGTCCTTTGTGACTGTTCTGTTGATGTTATAGTTTGTAAATTATGctatggttttcttttttgcctgTTGCAGCAATGAAAACGACATTACGGAGAGGTTAAAGCGAATTATTCAGGCAAATGCTAGCCTTCGTCAGGAGTTATTAGAAGCAAGCACTGCATCCAATCGTCTGGTAGGATAAAGGAATTTGAGCCCTTTCACGCACACCTTTGTCTGACATTGAATACTCTAATGTTACTGTAGGGTTGCTTGTTATAAGTGATGTAGAtcatgttttatttaatttttattttcttatatagtgtttgtttctccaTTGCTGTTGTGTTTGTCAATTAACTTCCATACGTACTGacttataaaaaacaaaacttctaTACATATTGGCTCCTCAGGAATGAGTGTGATGTTATAGCTATTGTTgtagttgttattattttcttggaatatcacaattattattattatggtcGATTGTTGGAGTCTGAATCCATGGGTTCTTACGTGTAAGGTGGCAATTAATATCTATGACTTTAAAATAGAttgatatatatgatttagggtATGCCTTGATCGCTAGGAAGAATCTATGATTCATGGATGGAGATCAAGGCATTGACTAGCCTTTGCCTACAGAGAGACAACGActcacacgtgagggggagattgttgggtatacatgtgtgagtgaagtcccacattaaATAATAATCAAAAGAGTGAATGGTTAATATAACACAGTTTGCCCCAAACCCATCTGCTTGAGCTTTTGGGTTGAGTGGTGTCCCCCATATGTTATTATTAACCCCTCAAATGGAGTCTCCCCAACAGTTTTCCTCTCTTACTTACTTCTCTGTAGTCTTAGCAATAGAGTTTCAATTGCTTACCTAATGTCTTAGCCATAGACAGATGTATGATGAGGCTTTGAGCTGGATAGGTCATTCTCAATTTCAGTAGTTAGAACCCAAACAAAATTGCATATAAGAAATGGTTCATAGGAGCCTTTGTCATGGAGATGGTGTTTTATGTGTGAAGTTTAAGTCAAGTTTTCAAGATTACAGCCCCTATTGGTGCTTAACATTATTCATAAAcctgcaaaaaaattgaataaatgtgATCCAAATGGAGGATCATAGTAGCCGGTATTTGGTTGGTCTTCATGAGCATGACAGTTAATATGTAATTTGTAGATGTGTGGTGTTTTTTGGATGAGCAAgtaagaatttttattaaacgGAATCAGGCAATACAACTAAGAAACAGAATACTAAACACTCTGCAGAGCATCAAGGTGCTTGGAACCTCAAAGAACACTTCCTAACTAACAGTAAAACCCTTTGCCACTGCAAAACTACTTGGGTTTCCTGTCAAGTATGGAGAGAGGAATCCCCCAAGAGCAACAAAAAGTGCCTTATACAAATCAGAATTTCAAAACTTCCCTCTTCAAGAAATCCAAGTTCTGACTTCCCATTTTTTGATCTGCATAATACTCTCCTCAGCTTTAGTCTGCCCTCCATTGATACTCAGGTTTCTTTGAGACATTAAGTGGTATACTGTAGCCTCCAAGAAATTTTGCACAGAGCAGCCCCCAAATTCTTTCCTTCCAGTCTTTTTTAACCTCATTCAACAAGCTTCCCAACTTGTTTCTGGTTTGCAGAGCAAACAGAGCTGCATGACCTCTTCCAATAGACAACCTGTGAAGGAACACTTAAAAATAGATGATTATGACTTTACAGAGATCTCCTACAGAAGAGACAAGCTGTATCTTCGAGTCTCCTCATTGAATCAGCTATCTCTTGTAGTTAACCTATTCTTGAGTGCTAACAACATTATGAATGTGTGTCTAGGGATTTCCATTGAAAACCATATGAGTCTAAACCATTCAACTTCAGGAAGCTTAAACCTGAGAACATTCTATGGCTCTGCACTAGAATATTTACTAGATTTTGAGGGAAGCCAAATAGGCTTGTCATGGTCACCAAGTTCAATCAATAGCAGCTTACTTTAGATAGCCACCAGTGCTTCAAATCTTGCCAGCCTCCAGCACCAATTTTTTCCTCTTAACACTAGAAACCTTTGCTTCCAAGTTGCTAGCTGCGTCATACACTACCCAGAAGCCATACCTTGTATGGAGAACTCCATCTGGATGCCAGCAGTAGTCCAACCACAATGAAATAAAGCTTCCATCCCCAATCTCAAATTTTAGAAAAGCCCTGACCTCATTTCTGAGTCTGATCATTTCACTCAATCCCCATGAGGACTCCTGATCAGCTTTAACCAACTGGAAGCTTCTTCCTTTTATGTCTGAACTGTTGTTTGTTTCATTTCTTGGATTTCTTCTTTTCCATGTGTTGTAAGGATGTTGCTCTCCCtgtcctttgttttgatttcaGTCTGTATTAGAACCCATTGccattattattgtttatttttttaatgtttctgTAAACTTTCAATGAAACCTTGTTATGTATGAATCTTGATTCTAAAGTGTGAGTAAAGGAGAAGGCTGgttttgcatatttttaatagttAGGATTCCTGCATTAATTTCTTTCCATTATGGCATCCTCAGAAATTTTAATGGGataataaatattacttaaagGTCCTGTAATGTCTTTATTCTATGCTTATTCTTAGAATTTTGGCTCAGGCTGGTTGGGATGTTCTTCAACTTGAGGTTGCACAGTATATAAATAGTGACGTTCATGTTCCATTATCAATGCAAGCTTCCAGGCCATTGGGTGGCTTTTTTCAGCGCCTAAAGGGGAAGCAGGGGCGATTTCGTGGGAATTTGTCAGGGAAGCGTGTTGAATATACTGGCAGGACTGTTATATCACCTGACCCGAATCTGAAAATTACTGAGGTAAGGCATTGTACCGGAACTTGAACAACTTTTCTGCAGTTTTTGTGCCTGCTGttgatttgtttctttaatgTGTGTGTTGGGTTTAGGTTGCAATCCCCATCCAAATGGCTCGAATCTTATCTTATCCTGAACGTGTTTCTCACCACAATATAGAGAAGTTGAGGCAACGTGTCAGTAATGGCCGCGATAAATACCCTGGCGCACAAGTGGTCATAAATGCTGATGGGAGTAAGAGGCAAGGCTTATAATTGTTCTTGTTTTCTTATAAGTAAATACTTGAGGTAATGATGTGGGATTTACTATTTGGTGCTGCAGGATCCCAGTTTATGGTGCTAAAAAGCAAATTGCTGATGCACTGAGATATGGTGATATAGTTCACCGTCATTTAGAGGATGGGGACATTGTCCTTTTCAACAGACAGCCAAGCTTGCATCGGATGTCCATCATGTGTCATAGGGTGATTAAATTAAATATAGGGTTTGTGACATTGAACAACAAATACTTTTATATTACTATCTGATTACATTTTATCATTTTGCATGCAGGCAAGAGTTATGCCTTGGAGAACATTGAGATTCAATGAATCTGTGTGCAATCCATATAATGCTGATTTTGATGGTGATGAGATGAATATGCATGTCCCACAAACAGAGGAGGCTCGAACAGAAGCTGTAATGTTGATGGGGGTAAAATTCTTATCATTTAGATTTGTGGCACTGTGTACCCCTCATGTTTTGGATCCAAATTCTGTGATGTGTTTGATGCCATCCAATGATTTTAGAATTGATCTCTCATATATTGGATAGTAAAGTGAAAGATTATGCATGCCAAATCATAATTCGTCTTAAAATGATCCATTGTCACTGCTGAAAGGGACAGTGATAGATAAATATGATATGTCTTGAAGCCATGAGTTTTACTGAAGTAATGAAGAAGATGATGCTGGTAGTTTTATTTACATGCGTAATACAACACTGAGTGACTGAACAGTTCAATTTGAATTAGGGATTTTGTATAGTATATGTGGTCTTTAACTACTTCTGTATCTGAT carries:
- the LOC115973428 gene encoding DNA-directed RNA polymerase III subunit 1-like, coding for MNVQAQAQAQDMVFTKQPYIEDVGPRKIQSMNFSTLSESEISRIAEVQVYKGQYYDAARIPIEGGLLDPRMGPNKEGICATCHGKFDSCPGHFGYIKLALPVYNVAYRDNIMNILKCICKSCARILLVEDIRKEFLKKMRNPRLEALKKAELLKEIVKKCNSLTGSKKAFKCSRCGYINALVKKAGPPILGFNHERPNSNDGTMEEFRSAISHTKDSKTVFSAPTFNLNTVDVLALFKKMVDEDCELLYLSDRPEKLIMENIAVPPVPIRPSVIMSGSQSNENDITERLKRIIQANASLRQELLEASTASNRLAGWDVLQLEVAQYINSDVHVPLSMQASRPLGGFFQRLKGKQGRFRGNLSGKRVEYTGRTVISPDPNLKITEVAIPIQMARILSYPERVSHHNIEKLRQRVSNGRDKYPGAQVVINADGSKRIPVYGAKKQIADALRYGDIVHRHLEDGDIVLFNRQPSLHRMSIMCHRARVMPWRTLRFNESVCNPYNADFDGDEMNMHVPQTEEARTEAVMLMGVQNNLCTPKNGEILVASTQDFLTSSFLITRKDTFYDRAAFSLMCSYMVDGMDPVDLPTPAILKPIELWTGKQLFSVLVRPHANVRVYVNLTVKEKSYTKPNKEGEREKEAMCPNDGFVYFRNSELLSGQLGKATLGNGNKDGLFSVLLRDYKAHAAATCMNRLAKLSARWIGNHGFSIGIDDVQPSKYLNERRLETISRGYQGCHEKIKFYNEGKLPPETGCDAAQTLEAEITRILNNIRDETGKVCMKELHWRNSPLIMSQCGSKGSPINISQMIACVGQQSVGGRRAPNGFIDRSLPHFPRKAKTPAVSFAALYHECLNYARACYVLILVFLWDLIPN